The genomic interval TGGAAGGGCTTCGAAAGTTTTATCACCTCGAAGAAAACGGTGAAAAGTATTTCGAGGTTCACGAAAACGATTTCGCAGAGCCGAAATTATTGGAAAAGAGAATCAAGAAACTACAGAATCGGGACTACCTTTGTGCGAAGATTGCATGTTCCCGAATGAGTGCATCGATTTGGAGAGCCTTGGACGGCTTGATGAGAGAAGAACCAGCGAAGATAAGAGTTTAAGTTTTACAATTTTTCAACTGGTTTCGCTACGAGATGTCGTCGCGCCTTACAGCGCTCCTACATGTTATTGATTTTGCCGGGCTTGGTTAAAGAAACAATCAATCCTTCAATGTAAATGGATTGAAATCGGTGTTTCTGTCGTAATAATCCTCCTTCTCCGCACGCTTCAGAAAATTTACAACGAGGTATGTAATCGGAGTCCAAAAGACTTCGACGGAAACTTTGAATAAGAAATTGAATAGAACGACTTGAAACATTTTTTCGGTTGACCAAATTCCGTAAAAGGCAAAAGGGTAAAAGATTAAACTGTCTGCACCTTGTCCGACTGCGGTGGAGGTAATCGTCCGTGTCCACAAGAATCTTCCCTTCGTCCATACTTTCATTTTCGCCATGACATAGGAATTCAAAAAATCTCCGACCCAGTATGCAATCATCGAACCGACAACGATTCTCCATGTATTTCCGAAAACGACTTCGAGCGCAGGTTGAATTTTTTCGTTGAATGGTTCACCAGGGTCAGGAGGCAAGTGGATGACGACTGCGCCCATCAGAGCAGCGAAGCCTAATGCGATAAAACCAGCCCAAATGACTTTTCTCGCTCGCGCGTATCCATAGACTTCCGTGAGAACATCCCCGAAGATGTAACTAATGGGGAAGAAAATATTTCCCGCTCCGAAAGTGATTCCGAAGAGTTTGCATACCTTTCCGGGTCCTATTAGATTCGAACAAAGAAGCACCGTTACGAACCCAGCCATAATCAGTTCGTAATATTTATAGTGTTTCGTTTGTGTCCTTTGTTGTGTTGCTCTTTTAGCTCGCATACTGTTTAGCGAATAGATCTTAATTTAGAGACGAATTCGAAACCCTATTTTTTTTGTGAAAAAAATTATGGATATGATACCGATAATCTCCTTCTCCCGTTCCCGAGTTCTACTCCGACGACCGAATCAATAATAAATT from Fimbriimonadales bacterium carries:
- a CDS encoding queuosine precursor transporter, yielding MRAKRATQQRTQTKHYKYYELIMAGFVTVLLCSNLIGPGKVCKLFGITFGAGNIFFPISYIFGDVLTEVYGYARARKVIWAGFIALGFAALMGAVVIHLPPDPGEPFNEKIQPALEVVFGNTWRIVVGSMIAYWVGDFLNSYVMAKMKVWTKGRFLWTRTITSTAVGQGADSLIFYPFAFYGIWSTEKMFQVVLFNFLFKVSVEVFWTPITYLVVNFLKRAEKEDYYDRNTDFNPFTLKD